The Vicia villosa cultivar HV-30 ecotype Madison, WI linkage group LG1, Vvil1.0, whole genome shotgun sequence genome includes a region encoding these proteins:
- the LOC131628383 gene encoding AAA-ATPase At5g57480 codes for MKEYWTSLASILGVFAFCQTILQTVFPPELRFATAKLFNKIFNCFSSYCYFEITEIDGVNTNELYNAVQLYLSSSVSITGNRLSLTRAVNSSAFTFGLANNDSIVDTFNGVNVVWEHVVTQRNSQTFSWRPLPDEKRGFTLRIKKKDKKLILNNYLDYIMEKASDIRRKNQDRLLYTNSRGGSLDSRGHPWESVPFKHPSTFDTLAMDPEKKQEIMNDLEDFANGQGFYHKTGRAWKRGYLLYGPPGTGKSSMIAAMANFLGYDIYDLELTEVHNNSELRKLLMKTSSKSIIVIEDIDCSINLTNRKNNKNNGLSSGSGLGCSRSYYESVGEIRGGAGGGEENGNSITLSGLLNFTDGLWSCCGSERIFVFTTNHIEKLDPALLRSGRMDMHIFMSYCSMQALKILLKNYLGCEEGVDLEESVMKELEEVIGMARMTPADISEVLIKNRRKKERAVDELLEILKVRAKKNGKNGEGGEDDDEEEEEEQEKRALDSDSPKQESEVEDDCKEGSEEEEKIK; via the coding sequence atgaaagaatattggactTCTCTAGCGTCAATTCTCGGTGTATTCGCTTTCTGTCAAACAATTCTCCAAACCGTTTTCCCACCAGAACTCCGTTTCGCTACAGCCAAACTCTTCAACAAAATCTTCAACTGTTTCTCATCTTACTGCTACTTTGAAATCACCGAAATAGACGGCGTTAACACCAACGAACTCTACAACGCCGTCCAGCTTTACCTAAGCTCCTCCGTCTCAATCACCGGCAACCGCTTAAGCCTAACACGCGCCGTCAACTCCAGCGCCTTCACCTTCGGTCTCGCCAACAATGACAGCATCGTCGACACGTTCAACGGCGTCAACGTCGTTTGGGAACACGTCGTCACGCAGAGAAACTCGCAAACATTCTCATGGCGTCCGTTACCGGACGAAAAACGCGGTTTCACGCTTCGGATAAAGAAGAAAGACAAGAAGTTAATCTTGAACAATTATTTGGATTACATTATGGAGAAAGCGAGTGATATTCGGAGGAAGAATCAGGATCGATTGTTGTATACAAATTCTCGAGGTGGGTCGTTGGATTCTCGAGGTCATCCTTGGGAATCTGTACCGTTTAAGCATCCGAGTACTTTTGATACATTGGCTATGGATCCTGAGAAGAAGCAAGAGATTATGAATGATTTGGAGGATTTTGCTAATGgacaagggttttatcataaaactGGTAGGGCTTGGAAAAGAGGTTATCTTCTTTATGGGCCACCAGGAACTGGAAAATCTAGCATGATTGCTGCTATGGCCAATTTTCTTGGTTATGATATTTATGACTTGGAGTTGACTGAAGTACATAATAATTCTGAATTGAGAAAGCTTCTTATGAAGACGAGTTCGAAGTCTATTATTGTTATTGAGGATATTGATTGTTCTATTAACCTCACTAacagaaaaaataataagaacaATGGTTTGAGTTCAGGTTCTGGTTTGGGTTGTTCTAGGAGTTATTATGAGTCAGTTGGTGAAATCAGAGGTGGTGCTGGTGGTGGTGAAGAGAATGGGAATTCGATAACACTGTCTGGGTTGTTGAATTTTACTGATGGGTTATGGTCATGTTGTGGGAGTGAGAGGATATTTGTGTTTACTACAAACCACATTGAGAAGCTTGATCCTGCTTTGTTGAGGAGTGGGAGAATGGATATGCATATTTTCATGAGTTATTGTTCAATGCAAGCTTTGAAGATTTTGTTGAAGAATTACTTGGGGTGTGAGGAGGGTGTGGATTTGGAGGAGTCCGTGATGAAGGAGTTGGAGGAGGTTATTGGGATGGCGAGGATGACACCGGCGGATATAAGTGAGGTTTTGATCAAGAATAggaggaagaaggagagagctGTGGATGAGTTGTTGGAGATTTTGAAGGTGAGAGCAAAGAAGAATGGGAAAAatggtgaaggaggtgaagatgatgatgaggaagaggaagaagaacaagagaaaagggCACTTGATAGTGATAGTCCTAAGCAAGAatctgaggttgaagatgattgcAAAGAAGGTtctgaggaagaagagaaaattaaGTGA